A stretch of Paucidesulfovibrio gracilis DSM 16080 DNA encodes these proteins:
- a CDS encoding anaerobic ribonucleoside-triphosphate reductase activating protein, which produces MQKPTGVWNHVRGLERFSLCDWPGVPCCVIFLGGCNLLCPTCHNFELAWNMERVPLIPQWAIRAYLDQRKKWLDGVTVTGGEPTHVPGLAELLLEIKQRGMRVKLDTNAMRPDVVRDLLHEDLVDVFAVDVKGPYAKYPQLTGNAVDAETAQNNVESIFQLAAQNPEAFYFRTTRVPALNNMDMDEVRTLLPRGFELKVQEFVPPRRKHAVADNEERRTVGNVVN; this is translated from the coding sequence ATGCAAAAACCTACCGGAGTTTGGAATCACGTTCGCGGCCTGGAACGCTTCAGCCTATGCGACTGGCCCGGCGTGCCTTGTTGCGTGATCTTCCTGGGCGGATGCAACCTGCTCTGTCCCACCTGCCACAACTTTGAACTGGCCTGGAACATGGAGCGCGTCCCCCTCATTCCCCAATGGGCGATACGCGCCTATCTCGACCAGCGGAAAAAATGGCTCGACGGCGTCACCGTCACCGGCGGCGAACCCACCCACGTACCCGGGCTGGCCGAACTGCTCCTGGAAATCAAGCAACGCGGCATGCGCGTCAAGCTCGATACCAACGCCATGCGCCCCGACGTGGTCCGCGACCTGCTCCACGAAGACCTGGTGGACGTGTTCGCCGTGGACGTGAAAGGCCCGTACGCCAAATATCCGCAACTCACCGGCAACGCCGTGGACGCGGAGACGGCCCAGAACAACGTGGAATCCATCTTCCAACTGGCCGCGCAAAATCCGGAAGCCTTCTACTTCCGCACTACCCGCGTGCCCGCCCTCAACAACATGGACATGGATGAAGTCCGCACGCTCCTGCCGCGCGGCTTCGAACTCAAAGTGCAAGAATTCGTGCCCCCCAGGAGGAAGCATGCCGTCGCAGATAATGAAGAGAGACGGACGGTTGGAAACGTGGTCAACTGA
- a CDS encoding DNA-binding protein: MTEEELKEKGYTRFLGTVHAVVYDYFQCATPRKARWYHKDGVYVCRGCSLGCETDDPEGFQAFLLS, from the coding sequence TTGACTGAAGAGGAACTCAAGGAAAAAGGGTACACCCGGTTTCTGGGTACGGTCCACGCCGTGGTGTACGACTATTTTCAATGCGCGACCCCGCGCAAGGCCCGCTGGTATCACAAGGACGGCGTTTATGTGTGCCGTGGGTGCTCCCTGGGCTGTGAAACCGATGACCCCGAAGGCTTTCAGGCCTTTCTCCTTTCATGA